One window of the Mobula birostris isolate sMobBir1 chromosome 19, sMobBir1.hap1, whole genome shotgun sequence genome contains the following:
- the rgs9bp gene encoding regulator of G-protein signaling 9-binding protein, translating into MPIQNIKVADEGTAGSAKARDDCRALVDSLNKVTGCYRHLAIGIGGSADSAGLRDELRKTREKTQDLAVTIRNKLTAVLRDKNLGKEERAEMESLWVIFCSSLELFQVDMCKVLELGQGFALAGTERPLIQTGMSGGTSEVAARALSVPNIVHDTALDVSSLEQRDLQEQIEKVDRMVENMEMKVNVLRWTVEAKGDAYHSVLSNDTSSVALLSVDEEVRGWWCCHRSKCLTSMLLCTAALAAVVLSVCAANVA; encoded by the coding sequence ATGCCGATCCAGAACATCAAGGTGGCAGATGAAGGCACGGCGGGTTCAGCCAAGGCGAGGGATGACTGCAGAGCTCTGGTGGACTCACTGAACAAGGTGACGGGATGTTACAGGCACCTGGCGATTGGCATCGGAGGGTCGGCGGATTCCGCCGGCCTGAGGGATGAGCTGAGGAAAACCAGGGAAAAGACCCAAGACCTGGCCGTGACCATCAGGAACAAGCTGACGGCGGTGCTTCGGGACAAGAACCTGGGCAAAGAGGAGAGAGCGGAGATGGAAAGCCTGTGGGTCATATTCTGCTCCAGTCTGGAATTATTTCAGGTGGACATGTGCAAGGTGTTGGAATTGGGACAGGGCTTTGCCTTGGCCGGGACCGAGAGACCTCTGATTCAGACCGGAATGTCTGGAGGTACTTCGGAGGTGGCAGCCCGGGCGCTGAGCGTGCCAAACATAGTCCACGACACAGCCCTGGACGTGTCAAGcctggagcagagggatctgcaagAGCAGATCGAGAAGGTGGACAGGATGGTGGAGAACATGGAGATGAAGGTCAACGTGCTCAGGTGGACGGTGGAAGCCAAGGGAGATGCGTACCACTCGGTGCTGAGCAACGACACCTCCTCGGTAGCCCTGCTGTCGGTGGACGAGGAGGTGCGTGGCTGGTGGTGCTGTCATCGGAGCAAATGTCTTACATCCATGCTGCTCTGCACGGCGGCTCTCGCCGCTGTCGTGCTGTCCGTCTGCGCTGCTAACGTTGCATGA